A window from Neobacillus sp. PS3-40 encodes these proteins:
- a CDS encoding ABC transporter ATP-binding protein — protein sequence MNVIEIKNLTKTYGSARGISDISFTVEEGEIFGFIGPNGAGKSTTIRTLLSLIYPTSGSATIFGKDSITFAPEIKKEIGYLPSEVFYYDNMKVKDLLKYSASFYKKDCSKRIKELVEIMDLDVNKKINDLSFGNKKKVGIVQGLLHEPKLIILDEPTSGLDPLMQQKFFDLLKNENKKGTTILFSSHILSEVQKMCDRVAIIKEGQLIKLEKISTLKENNHKRFKLEMNGPINKGAFDIPGVSNVEVKDNMMSLLFRGNINIMMKKLSEMDLANLWIEEPDLEEIFMHYYEKEN from the coding sequence ATGAATGTCATTGAAATTAAAAATCTTACCAAAACGTACGGCAGTGCGAGAGGAATTAGCGATATCAGCTTTACTGTTGAGGAAGGGGAGATTTTTGGCTTTATTGGCCCAAACGGTGCTGGTAAATCAACAACAATTCGAACATTATTATCCCTTATTTATCCGACAAGTGGCAGTGCAACTATTTTTGGAAAAGATTCGATTACGTTCGCTCCTGAAATTAAAAAGGAAATCGGCTATTTGCCATCTGAAGTATTCTATTATGACAATATGAAAGTCAAGGACCTATTAAAGTATTCGGCTAGTTTTTATAAAAAGGATTGCAGCAAACGGATCAAGGAATTGGTTGAAATCATGGATCTTGATGTAAATAAAAAAATTAATGATTTATCGTTTGGAAATAAAAAGAAAGTGGGAATTGTTCAAGGGCTACTACACGAGCCAAAGCTTATTATCTTAGATGAACCGACAAGTGGATTAGACCCGCTCATGCAGCAGAAGTTTTTCGATTTATTGAAGAATGAGAATAAGAAAGGTACAACCATTTTATTTTCCTCACATATTTTGAGTGAAGTTCAAAAAATGTGTGATAGGGTGGCGATTATTAAGGAAGGTCAGCTGATTAAACTCGAAAAAATCAGTACTTTAAAAGAAAATAATCATAAAAGATTCAAGCTTGAAATGAATGGACCTATCAATAAGGGTGCTTTTGATATTCCTGGTGTTAGTAATGTAGAAGTGAAGGATAACATGATGAGCTTATTATTCAGAGGCAATATAAACATCATGATGAAAAAGCTTTCCGAGATGGACTTGGCTAATCTCTGGATTGAGGAACCAGATCTCGAAGAAATCTTTATGCATTATTACGAAAAGGAGAACTGA
- a CDS encoding TetR/AcrR family transcriptional regulator — protein MFSKFFNLEKEKQVRIVNAAIKEFAQKGYENASTNEMVKEAGISKGLLFHYFQSKKQLYLFLYEYCVDLLVNEVFEKVDMVETDFFARVRQVALVKMELLKKYPQVLKFLESAYIEDANEVKPVIENRQNEFIKVNTKKIFEGIDISRFRDGMDIQKVLKIVIWAFEKMAEEELQKAKLSPTHEIDYERVFLEADEYFEIFTKCFYK, from the coding sequence ATGTTTTCAAAGTTTTTTAATCTTGAAAAAGAAAAACAAGTTCGAATAGTAAATGCAGCAATTAAGGAGTTTGCACAAAAGGGCTACGAGAATGCTTCAACAAATGAAATGGTGAAAGAGGCTGGAATATCAAAAGGGCTGCTGTTTCATTACTTTCAAAGTAAAAAGCAATTGTATTTGTTTTTGTATGAATACTGTGTAGATCTTTTAGTGAATGAAGTATTTGAAAAAGTTGATATGGTTGAAACAGATTTTTTCGCAAGAGTACGCCAAGTAGCGCTAGTAAAGATGGAGTTATTAAAAAAATATCCTCAGGTCTTAAAATTCTTAGAAAGCGCCTATATAGAAGACGCAAATGAAGTGAAACCAGTAATAGAAAATAGACAAAATGAATTTATAAAAGTAAACACAAAGAAAATTTTTGAAGGCATTGATATTTCACGATTCAGAGATGGGATGGATATCCAAAAAGTGTTGAAAATTGTCATTTGGGCATTTGAAAAAATGGCGGAAGAGGAGCTTCAAAAAGCAAAACTTTCTCCAACACATGAGATTGATTATGAGAGGGTCTTTCTTGAAGCAGATGAATATTTTGAGATTTTCACAAAATGTTTCTATAAATAA
- a CDS encoding ABC transporter permease subunit — protein sequence MNMFLHELKAYRKSTFIWTLSLVLVVIFFLSIFPGFTKDAADFKKLLEGYPEGVRKALGISIDTISSLLGFYSYVFGYIVLCGSIQAMNLGTSIVSKEVREKTADFLLTKPVTRTQIMTAKLLAAVTSLVFTNIIYVVAASIMASAVSKESFDMKIFILISLTAFFVELMFMALGVFVSVIVPRIKSVLPLSLSIVFGFFIINMFGSVIGEKTLRYITPFKYYDSAYIMKNSAYEASFVIIELVFIIGVTFASYIIYLKKDIHAV from the coding sequence ATGAATATGTTTTTACATGAATTAAAGGCATATCGTAAATCAACGTTCATTTGGACATTATCTTTGGTCTTAGTCGTTATTTTCTTTTTATCCATTTTTCCGGGCTTTACCAAAGATGCAGCTGATTTCAAAAAGCTTCTTGAAGGCTATCCAGAGGGAGTTCGTAAGGCATTAGGGATTTCGATTGATACAATCTCTTCTCTTCTTGGATTTTACTCCTATGTATTTGGTTATATTGTTCTTTGTGGTTCAATCCAAGCTATGAATCTAGGAACTTCGATAGTTTCAAAGGAAGTTCGTGAAAAAACAGCTGATTTCCTGTTAACAAAGCCAGTAACAAGGACACAAATTATGACGGCTAAGCTTTTGGCAGCAGTAACATCCTTAGTATTTACGAATATCATTTACGTTGTTGCTGCAAGTATCATGGCGTCTGCAGTCTCGAAAGAATCATTTGATATGAAAATCTTTATTCTCATTTCGCTTACAGCCTTTTTTGTTGAACTAATGTTTATGGCACTTGGGGTTTTTGTTTCTGTCATCGTACCTAGAATTAAGTCAGTTCTCCCATTATCACTTAGCATCGTCTTCGGTTTCTTTATTATTAATATGTTTGGTTCGGTGATTGGCGAAAAAACACTTCGATATATCACACCATTTAAATATTATGATTCAGCCTATATTATGAAGAACTCTGCTTACGAAGCATCATTCGTCATTATTGAATTAGTCTTCATTATCGGAGTGACTTTTGCGAGCTATATCATCTATTTAAAAAAAGATATTCATGCAGTTTAA
- a CDS encoding ABC transporter permease subunit codes for MNLFIREMKSCRKSLIIWGISVILMVAGGMSKYGALSTSDQSINEVVAQMPKSIQTIFGIGAFDLTKAIGFFGILYLYLILMAAIHALMLGANIIAKEERDKTSEFLLVKPISRNRIITSKIVAALVNIIVFNLITLITSIKVVSHYNNGGGETDHIVLFLMGMFILQLLFLFLGTGIAAVNKNPKSAVSFGTVLLLGMFILSIMIDINGKIEYLKYLTPFKYFDAKNLLVNGTLDPVFVTVSVVMIGILVGITYISFNKRDMNV; via the coding sequence ATGAACTTATTTATTAGAGAAATGAAATCATGCAGAAAATCGCTGATCATTTGGGGTATTAGTGTCATTTTAATGGTAGCAGGGGGAATGAGTAAATATGGGGCCCTCTCTACCTCCGATCAATCAATCAATGAAGTAGTTGCCCAGATGCCTAAATCGATTCAGACCATCTTTGGGATAGGTGCCTTTGATTTAACAAAAGCGATTGGCTTTTTTGGAATTCTCTATCTGTACTTAATACTTATGGCTGCCATTCATGCGCTGATGCTCGGAGCAAATATCATTGCAAAAGAAGAGCGGGATAAGACATCAGAGTTTTTATTGGTAAAGCCAATTTCTAGAAACCGTATTATCACTTCAAAGATAGTAGCCGCATTGGTAAATATAATTGTCTTTAATTTGATTACACTTATTACATCCATTAAAGTAGTTTCCCATTATAACAATGGTGGCGGAGAGACAGACCATATTGTCCTTTTCCTTATGGGAATGTTTATTTTACAGCTACTCTTCTTATTTTTAGGAACAGGAATTGCTGCGGTGAATAAAAATCCTAAGTCAGCAGTCTCATTCGGAACTGTTCTTCTTCTAGGAATGTTTATTCTCTCGATCATGATCGATATAAATGGAAAGATAGAATACTTAAAATACCTGACCCCTTTTAAATATTTTGATGCAAAGAATTTATTGGTTAATGGTACACTCGATCCTGTATTTGTAACAGTATCTGTTGTGATGATCGGAATTCTAGTTGGTATCACCTATATCTCTTTCAATAAGAGGGATATGAATGTTTAG